The sequence gtaaacaatttatttattgaaatgcatatatgaaaatgttttgtagcacaaaagcacaaatatctGTCACAAAGCACAACAGGATCTctaatttacattttgtataaatCCTTAACACTATATCTGAAAAGGGAATCCACAGTGTGTGAATACagcaaggaaaataaaataaaaataacaaaacaaaaacaacaacaaaaaaaaaggtatttacagTTTGGTTTACAATTTTTTGGCAGTACTCGTGACCTGAAACTTTCTTTTGTATTCCACCATTACTATCAAATGTTGGCAGCTGACAGCTAAATTCAACCACATTCACATGCATAGTCAACACAAcaggtcaaaaatgaccaaattaCGGAAATTAAAGTCACTATTTGCAGTACTCCTTGGTTCCTCTTCATACATAGCCTTTGTTTCCTCCAGGCCGAGCTGTGTACTTAGCAGTGTACTGATCTTTAGGAGGGCAGTTTGCACAAAGCAAGACCTCAATAATTAACAGTGCCGAAGCAGCCCATCCAATAAACAAGGAAGCTCCCAACTCTTTCTTCTGTGCGCTGATGGTCATGGGTTTGTAGAAGTCTCTTATGATAGTATTGGCAGTCCAGCAGACAGGAATCAAACACAGAACTCCAGCCACGATGAAGATGGCTCCCGAAATGATGCCGACTTTGGCCTTGGCGCGCTCATCCTCGATGCAGTTGGTGCATCCTCCAGCAGACGCCAGCAGGATGCCGACGACACCCACCAGGATGGAGATGACAGTCAGGGCTCGAGCCGCCTGCAGATCTGAGCTGAGGGCCAGCATGGAGTCATACACCTTACACTGCATCTGTCCAGTGCTCTGCACCACACAGCTCATCCAGATTCCTTCCCAGGTTGTTTGCGCAGTGACTATATTCTGTCCAATGAAAGCCGTGACATGCCACATAGGGAGAGCGCAAACCACGATCACCCCGATCCAGCCGATGATGGCCAGGGCTATGCCCAGCATCTGCACCCCTGCTGATACCATACTAGCACGCTGCTTTGCTTGTGTGTAAAAGGACAGTCTTCGGTCTCTAGAGCTGCTTTTAGTGAACATGGGAGTAAAGCGGGCCCTTTTTTATGTGAAGTGAAACAAGGAGGGGCCGTGCATGAATCACTCTCCTCAGGTGCACTGTCACCATGGATTTGCCCCCCTGGCCGTGGTGTCATTAATCAAGCAAATCCCAGTGATGAGCCTCAGCTCTAATTGCATATGGGTGGATTTGTTTTGCTGGAAATCGGGACATTTTATGAATCACAATTTTTACGGTTATTCAtagtttttgtggaaaataacATTAAGCGTGACTCACGGTTCAACAAGCAAACAGAAGCGTGGGAGTAATCCATAAAATAAACTAGAAGCAAAGGCGAAGACACAAAATATAATACCACCAAAAATGGGTGTCGCTTATAAGCCGCGTGAAGGGTTTTGAGAAAGATGAAGTCACATAACTGACTCTGgccaatatgtaaaaaaaaagcaaaaacacaaaaaatgaatgaaataaaaataaaatgaataaaaaagattttCCCTCTAATATTTTACACACCCAAAAGACACTGAAATATTGATTCACTGTCTTTTTCTCTTGTTGCTAATTGCAGTAGATAAAGCTTTAGCTTAGAAGGAGGATTTTACATACTTGCTTGTACTTCAATACTCTACTTACAAAGATAATTAATGGCGACCCAACTGTACCGTTTTTAATTATAGGCTTTAGTAAGTTATTCATGTTGAGCCAAAAGCATATCACATGCCACCCTCTGCGCTAATCTCCCTTCTCTTACGCTTTCAGTTTTTACTCTCAAAAAGCTCGTAGTTGCTTGAATAAGACTGgaaactttcttttcttttcatatttcatgtttttcctAACAGAAGCGAGTTCTGAAGAGAAGCGAGATTAAAAAACATGCAGTTGCTGGCCTGGTTTCCAGTGTCCAGAGAAAGAGTGCAATCTTTCCTAAAGCCACTGCAGCACTATATAGTTAAAAGAACTAAAAGTGTTCACTGTCCGAGGGTTAGCAGACATTTAGAGGCACACATGGTGGAGGGGCGAATCAATCCCAGGTGTTTGCTgtatagaaaacagaaaaaaagaggacaaGTAAGGGATACTGATTGTTTCATAAATGAAAAGAAGGCTCTGTTTGGTAGCCAGAAGGACAATAATAATGGCTCTGTTTACATGGCAACTCATTAAAATCCCCTTGGAGAAAGAGGGATCACGGTTCCTCACACAAGTACACAGGTAAGGAATGTCTGCAATTAAGGATCCGAGGAAAGATGGTTTGTAAAGATTACCGCCTTCTCAGAGGGTTGTTTTGAATTCTTTAAAAGCCTATCTAAGACTCTAGTATCCAACTTTTCAATGCAAACATGGGATGGGATTAATTCAGTTGAAATACAAAAACAGCTATACTTTCAAGTAAAAATCagttaatttgacattaaaagaTTATGTACAGTAGTCATAATCACATGACCATAATCTAGGTAATATAGTGAATTATACTTTGCAGATTGTTCAAACATCCAAAGCGCACCTTAGTTAATTTAATTGGGTTTGTCTAACATGTGTTTTTTCTGAACCTTGAGTTCAAAGGCTTTCAAGCTTCGGTGAggctttttctaaaaaaaaaaacatcctaaacTTATTTAGTTACATGGGAACTGGCTGGTCTAGTTCTTGGAAAATGAGTGCATAGGGAAATATTACACATATGAAAAGATGTGGAATCTGTGACAAAACATCATACAATATggagtttttataataataacatcagAAGAGTCACAACCTTTTTGAACCTTTTGAAactttttgggaaaaattttgattaaaattaaaacagaagcTGCCTTTGAGATAAGAAataatacaaatgcattttttttttttctttcaaaaatatatacttcTACTCTCCAGCAGTGAGTCATTTGTCTCTCTCACCTCTGTTGACTCCAGTGTGAATACTAGTAAGGCTATTGTGTTTGCTCTCCCCGGGGCTGGCGGGGGGAGAGGCAACATGCGTGATGTCAGAGTTTCACCCCTGGGCTGTTGGGATGGTAGACAGAGTTTCTGTGGATGATCAACACTGTGATGGCGATCTAGAAGAAGAATCAAAAAGACTGATGACTCAGCTGTGCTTTCTAATAATCATGCATGACCACACAACACACTACAGAGAGCACTACGATGCTTGACCGGTCAGCTAATTACAGACCGCTGAGTTTCTAAACAATTAACATatcagaagagaagaaaaagaacagTGGACTACACATCCAGAAAACAAAAGCTTAGATATTTCTTGGATAAAGAAGACTTTAGGGAAGTGAATCCTCTCCACTTTCTGaggcatatttaaaatataaatctaacgaacagaagaacagaaatgtttaaattcaaataaagttcaaaaactaataataatcaaTGGGCAGGGGTTTGATGCAGTGCAAATAGGGGGTAAGCGGAAAgccaataaattaatcaatttaaaatatatattttttctgtaaagcattttcccaaaacaGGGTTGAACTAGCCTACTTTGAGACAGAAGagtttagttaaagtttaagtCTGGTCTCAGGAAATGACAGGAAGACAAGTGTTGTCCTGAGGTATTCTCTCATGAATATTTCAGAAAAGAAGCTTTTCTAAGAAAATATATCTTTCTAATTACATAACGTTCTTACTCTTGTGTTATCCTTTTCCCACATATCACAACAAATCCCCATACTATTGTAATGCAGACTCATTGAAAATATGTGATTCCGCCTACATTTCTGTAAAACGTGAAATATGTTGTTCCATTTACATTTCGCAGCACTTTTCTGGCGAGGTGTCCACATTTTGCACTATAAACAATATCAACAGtctagtttaatttaaaaaaagtacttcctccattaaaaaaaaaaaaaaaaaaaatccatagacaCTTATAATATGTGTATCTGGCAGCACGACTGAGGCTGAGCCCGCGTCCTCAATCACAAGTCGCTCAAGGGACAAGCCCATGTAACCTTTTCAcgatgataatatttatttattcatttatttattttttaaaacccacATACAGTAGCTTGCTGAAATACTTCTGCAGGCGCCTCATCTACCTCAGCCATGCTGATCAGGACCTGTCCCGGTGACTCTGATCGCGCCTGACCTGCCTTCCGTTTCTActatactctctcacacacatacatacattcttctCTTACATACACACCTTTTCTTCAGACATACCTAcattctatatatatgtgtgtttgtgaaagagaatgtttgtgtgtgagagtagaaatatatgtgtgtttgtgaaaggagaatgtatgtgtgaaagcaaaaatatatttatatgaaaggagaatgtaagtgtgtgagagtggcagaatgaattatggcttgtacggcCCCTCATACACATTCGGAACTGTTGTAAATTACTGTACAAACATGcatctgtgtgttgctcggcaactactttgttggaaccacaactgtttctgaggaactacattgtttggtggaagaatactgtttttattaatatcattatactttatttgctctgttttatttattttttgaaattcagTTCTCTGAATGAATCAAACATACTAGTCCAGAGCTTCCCATAGCCCATGATCCTGAGATCTGGAAAGTCATTTGACtttatgaaatcaaaatataatgtcCTTAATAATGAGAATGGAGTATTGTATTTTGAGCAATTTAAACAAACATAtctatcaaataaattatttaatgattcTCTCCTGATTATATTTCTTATGGGACCATACAGATGCACTGCAGGAAGGCTTAATAGTGGTCAGTA is a genomic window of Cyprinus carpio isolate SPL01 chromosome B15, ASM1834038v1, whole genome shotgun sequence containing:
- the LOC109065961 gene encoding claudin-4-like yields the protein MVSAGVQMLGIALAIIGWIGVIVVCALPMWHVTAFIGQNIVTAQTTWEGIWMSCVVQSTGQMQCKVYDSMLALSSDLQAARALTVISILVGVVGILLASAGGCTNCIEDERAKAKVGIISGAIFIVAGVLCLIPVCWTANTIIRDFYKPMTISAQKKELGASLFIGWAASALLIIEVLLCANCPPKDQYTAKYTARPGGNKGYV